The following DNA comes from Desulfurellaceae bacterium.
CGGTCGCGATATCCATCTTGATCTCCCGCCCATCGGCCAGTTCATACACCCGCTGACCTTTGGGTTTGAGACCGATGGCTTCCAGGTGCGGTCTGGGGACGAGGGAATCGGCAGCACCGGTATCAACCAGAAAAAGTCCTTCCCAGCTTCTGTCCGGCTCGGCCGGGTTTCGGATGATCACGGTGACGTGTGTTGCACCCATTGCAATCTCCTTCAATCTCCGTAGACCATCAGACACAGGAACGCAATTCGGCGGTCAGCCTTGGGCGGCGTACAGGGCTTGGCCAAAAGCGACCCGCTCGGCCACCGATAGATTCCGGGGGGCGCGCCGTTCCACCGCCTCGATCAAGGGGCGCAGGCCGCGCCGGTTGGCGAGCTGGATGAGCAGGCCGGGCCGGGCGTTCAGCTCCAACACGCACGGGCCAAGGTCGGCATCGAGCACCACGTCAACGCCCAGATATTTGATGTCGGTGGCGTCGGCGCAACGGGTTGCCAGGCGCACCAGTTCCTTCCACTCGGGCACCCGGACTCCGCTCAGCCCCAGCCCGGTATCAGGGTGCTCGGTCACCCAGCGTCGTCTGGCCATGGCTCCGGTCGTCCGCCCACTGACCAGATCAATGCCAACCCCGAGTCCGCCGTTGTCCAGGTTGGCCCGACCCTCGGAGCGACGGGTTGCCAGGCGCAGCATGGCCATCAGGGGGATGCCCTGAAACACGAGGATCCGGATGTCGGGCAAGCCCTGGAAGCTGAGCCGGGCC
Coding sequences within:
- a CDS encoding clan AA aspartic protease, yielding MGATHVTVIIRNPAEPDRSWEGLFLVDTGAADSLVPRPHLEAIGLKPKGQRVYELADGREIKMDIATADIEFMGEIVGGTILFGEANVEPLLGVTALGSVGIEVDPTSQRLKRLPAVRLKSFRSHERV